In bacterium, the sequence ATCTTTTACATATAATTGACCGAATCGTATCACCTATTGGACGACGGGTAGATGAATCAGTTCCTTATGTTGATGCTCGACTTAAAGATGGTTCACGGGTGAATGTGATTATTCCTCCTTTATCTCTAAAAGGACCTATTTTAACCATCCGTAAATTTTTTAAAGAAAAGTTAGAAATTGGTGATTTGATTAGATTTGGCACATTAACGCCCAATATGGGAGAATTCTTGAAGGTATGTGTTGGGGCAAGATTGAATATTATTGTTTCTGGTGGAACAGGCTCAGGAAAAACAACTACTTTAAATGTTTTATCATCGTTTATACCTGCGGATGAAAGAATTGTGACGATTGAGGATTCTGCGGAATTACAACTTCAACAGGAACATATCATTACACTTGAGACGCGTCCTCCTAATATTGAAGGTAAAGGTGAAATTACCACACGGGATTTAGTGCGTAATGCGTTAAGGATGCGGCCGGATAGAATTATTGTCGGTGAGGTCCGCAGTGGTGAGGCATTAGATATGTTACAGGCAATGAATA encodes:
- a CDS encoding CpaF family protein; amino-acid sequence: ILGLGPIEPLLKDPSISEIMVNGPNQIYVERQGKIERTKVTFNDNTHLLHIIDRIVSPIGRRVDESVPYVDARLKDGSRVNVIIPPLSLKGPILTIRKFFKEKLEIGDLIRFGTLTPNMGEFLKVCVGARLNIIVSGGTGSGKTTTLNVLSSFIPADERIVTIEDSAELQLQQEHIITLETRPPNIEGKGEITTRDLVRNALRMRPDRIIVGEVRSGEALDMLQAMNTGHDGSLTTVHSNSPRDTLSRIETMTLMAGMELPVRAIREQIASAIDLIVHQQRLQDGSRKITNITEVQSMENDVIVLQDIFVFEQKTVDEKGKVIGELKPTGIKPKFYPVFEERGIKPPAGIFIK